The Oryza glaberrima chromosome 9, OglaRS2, whole genome shotgun sequence genome includes a window with the following:
- the LOC127784917 gene encoding dimethylnonatriene synthase-like isoform X1 has product MELLPSWATFFAVMVATVVFAFFLQAVLLRRRGAYKLPPGPKPWPIIGNLNLIGALPHRSIHEISKRHGPIVQLWFGSCPVVVGSSVEMAKLFLKTNDAVFADRPRTAAGKYTAYDCADIVWSPYGAYWRQARKMCVAELFSARRLESLEHIRHEEVRALLRDLHSAGVAGNAVQLGDHLSMATLGVISRMVLGKKYVEKQPAGAETASSPPTTPEEFKWMMDELFLMSGVLNIGDFIPWLGWLDLQGYVRRMKKVNRLMHRFLDRVLDEHDERRRLQGDGFVARDMVDVLLQLADDPNLDVQLTRNGVKGITQDDILIQCTVWHICLVQNLVTGGADTSAVTVEWAMSEVLKNPAILAKATKELDNVVGSGRLVTESDIPHLPYVDAIMKETMRMHPVAPLLIPRMSREDATVAGYDVPAGTRVLINTWTISRDPSLWDSPEEFRPERFVGSGIDVKGRDFELLPFGTGRRMCPGYSLGLKVIQLALANLLHAFSWNLPDGIAAGELSMEEIFGLTMPRKIPLLAVVKPRLPDHLYAEP; this is encoded by the exons ATGGAGTTACTACCATCATGGGCAACTTTCTTTGCCGTCATGGTCGCCACCGTTGTCTTCGCCTTCTTCCTCCAGGCCgttctgctccgccgccgcggagcttACAAGCTCCCTCCCGGACCAAAGCCATGGCCGATCATCGGCAACCTGAACCTCATCGGCGCGCTGCCGCACCGCTCCATCCACGAGATATCCAAGCGCCATGGCCCCATCGTGCAGCTCTGGTTCGGCTCctgccccgtcgtcgtcggctcctCCGTCGAGATGGCCAAGCTCTTCCTCAAGACTAACGACGCGGTGTTCGCCGACCGACCCAGGACCGCCGCCGGCAAGTACACTGCCTACGACTGCGCCGACATCGTCTGGTCGCCCTATGGCGCCTACTGGCGCCAGGCGCGCAAGATGTGCGTCGCCGAGCTCTTCAGCGCCAGGCGGCTCGAGTCGCTCGAGCACATCCGCCACGAGGAGGTGCGCGCGCTGCTGCGTGACCTGCACAGCGCCGGCGTGGCGGGGAACGCCGTGCAGCTCGGGGACCACCTGTCCATGGCGACGCTCGGCGTGATCTCGCGCATGGTGCTCGGAAAGAAGTACGTCGAGAAGCAACCGGCCGGAGCCGAaacggcgtcgtcgccgccgacgactccGGAGGAGTTCAAGTGGATGATGGATGAGCTGTTCCTGATGAGCGGCGTGCTCAACATCGGTGACTTCATCCCATGGCTGGGTTGGCTGGACCTGCAGGGGTACGTCAGGAGGATGAAGAAGGTGAACAGGTTAATGCACCGGTTCCTGGACCGTGTCCTTGACGAgcacgacgagcggcggcggttaCAGGGGGATGGCTTTGTGGCCAGGGACATGGTGGACGTTCTCCTGCAGCTCGCCGATGACCCTAATCTCGACGTCCAGCTTACCCGGAATGGTGTCAAGGGTATTACCCAG GACGACATTTTGATACAGTGCACCGTTTGGCATATATGCCTTGTGCAGAACCTTGTCACCGGTGGCGCGGACACCAGTGCAGTGACCGTGGAATGGGCCATGTCAGAGGTCCTGAAGAATCCGGCGATCCTTGCCAAGGCCACCAAGGAGCTAGACAACGTCGTCGGCAGTGGCCGCTTGGTGACAGAGAGCGACATCCCGCACCTCCCCTACGTCGACGCCATCATGAAGGAGACGATGCGGATGCACCCGGTGGCGCCGCTGCTGATACCCCGGATGTCCCGCGAggacgccaccgtcgccggctaCGACGTCCCCGCCGGCACGCGCGTGCTCATCAACACGTGGACCATCAGCCGCGACCCGTCGCTGTGGGACTCGCCGGAGGAGTTCCGGCCGGAGCGGTTCGTGGGAAGCGGGATCGACGTCAAGGGGCGAGACTTCGAGCTTCTGCCGTTCGGCACCGGCCGGCGGATGTGCCCCGGGTACAGCCTCGGTCTCAAGGTCATCCAGCTCGCCCTCGCCAACCTGCTGCACGCCTTCTCCTGGAACCTCCCCGAcggcatcgccgccggcgagctgagCATGGAGGAGATCTTCGGGCTCACCATGCCGCGGAAGATCCCTCTCCTCGCCGTTGTCAAGCCCAGGCTGCCGGACCATCTCTATGCCGAGCCATGA
- the LOC127784917 gene encoding dimethylnonatriene synthase-like isoform X2: MELLPSWATFFAVMVATVVFAFFLQAVLLRRRGAYKLPPGPKPWPIIGNLNLIGALPHRSIHEISKRHGPIVQLWFGSCPVVVGSSVEMAKLFLKTNDAVFADRPRTAAGKYTAYDCADIVWSPYGAYWRQARKMCVAELFSARRLESLEHIRHEEVRALLRDLHSAGVAGNAVQLGDHLSMATLGVISRMVLGKKYVEKQPAGAETASSPPTTPEEFKWMMDELFLMSGVLNIGDFIPWLGWLDLQGYVRRMKKVNRLMHRFLDRVLDEHDERRRLQGDGFVARDMVDVLLQLADDPNLDVQLTRNGVKGITQNLVTGGADTSAVTVEWAMSEVLKNPAILAKATKELDNVVGSGRLVTESDIPHLPYVDAIMKETMRMHPVAPLLIPRMSREDATVAGYDVPAGTRVLINTWTISRDPSLWDSPEEFRPERFVGSGIDVKGRDFELLPFGTGRRMCPGYSLGLKVIQLALANLLHAFSWNLPDGIAAGELSMEEIFGLTMPRKIPLLAVVKPRLPDHLYAEP, encoded by the exons ATGGAGTTACTACCATCATGGGCAACTTTCTTTGCCGTCATGGTCGCCACCGTTGTCTTCGCCTTCTTCCTCCAGGCCgttctgctccgccgccgcggagcttACAAGCTCCCTCCCGGACCAAAGCCATGGCCGATCATCGGCAACCTGAACCTCATCGGCGCGCTGCCGCACCGCTCCATCCACGAGATATCCAAGCGCCATGGCCCCATCGTGCAGCTCTGGTTCGGCTCctgccccgtcgtcgtcggctcctCCGTCGAGATGGCCAAGCTCTTCCTCAAGACTAACGACGCGGTGTTCGCCGACCGACCCAGGACCGCCGCCGGCAAGTACACTGCCTACGACTGCGCCGACATCGTCTGGTCGCCCTATGGCGCCTACTGGCGCCAGGCGCGCAAGATGTGCGTCGCCGAGCTCTTCAGCGCCAGGCGGCTCGAGTCGCTCGAGCACATCCGCCACGAGGAGGTGCGCGCGCTGCTGCGTGACCTGCACAGCGCCGGCGTGGCGGGGAACGCCGTGCAGCTCGGGGACCACCTGTCCATGGCGACGCTCGGCGTGATCTCGCGCATGGTGCTCGGAAAGAAGTACGTCGAGAAGCAACCGGCCGGAGCCGAaacggcgtcgtcgccgccgacgactccGGAGGAGTTCAAGTGGATGATGGATGAGCTGTTCCTGATGAGCGGCGTGCTCAACATCGGTGACTTCATCCCATGGCTGGGTTGGCTGGACCTGCAGGGGTACGTCAGGAGGATGAAGAAGGTGAACAGGTTAATGCACCGGTTCCTGGACCGTGTCCTTGACGAgcacgacgagcggcggcggttaCAGGGGGATGGCTTTGTGGCCAGGGACATGGTGGACGTTCTCCTGCAGCTCGCCGATGACCCTAATCTCGACGTCCAGCTTACCCGGAATGGTGTCAAGGGTATTACCCAG AACCTTGTCACCGGTGGCGCGGACACCAGTGCAGTGACCGTGGAATGGGCCATGTCAGAGGTCCTGAAGAATCCGGCGATCCTTGCCAAGGCCACCAAGGAGCTAGACAACGTCGTCGGCAGTGGCCGCTTGGTGACAGAGAGCGACATCCCGCACCTCCCCTACGTCGACGCCATCATGAAGGAGACGATGCGGATGCACCCGGTGGCGCCGCTGCTGATACCCCGGATGTCCCGCGAggacgccaccgtcgccggctaCGACGTCCCCGCCGGCACGCGCGTGCTCATCAACACGTGGACCATCAGCCGCGACCCGTCGCTGTGGGACTCGCCGGAGGAGTTCCGGCCGGAGCGGTTCGTGGGAAGCGGGATCGACGTCAAGGGGCGAGACTTCGAGCTTCTGCCGTTCGGCACCGGCCGGCGGATGTGCCCCGGGTACAGCCTCGGTCTCAAGGTCATCCAGCTCGCCCTCGCCAACCTGCTGCACGCCTTCTCCTGGAACCTCCCCGAcggcatcgccgccggcgagctgagCATGGAGGAGATCTTCGGGCTCACCATGCCGCGGAAGATCCCTCTCCTCGCCGTTGTCAAGCCCAGGCTGCCGGACCATCTCTATGCCGAGCCATGA